The proteins below are encoded in one region of Cytobacillus sp. IB215665:
- a CDS encoding YpuI family protein translates to MGNSIVQTQTVEVEEFLSKTVNTLTTYLNGITIHTLLQETPENQVYFEDILSEIRRLVVYCEEGLEACRIVLSNVPFRKAAAEKTLYKIYHQCIEEFFSPKKDLWYEDSRSAYTGNNSIRFREVPPSSIKQLLASLEKGFQTIREELEYYETDYHTKILQSK, encoded by the coding sequence ATGGGGAACAGTATCGTACAAACACAAACAGTAGAAGTTGAAGAATTTTTAAGTAAAACAGTCAACACATTAACAACGTATTTGAATGGCATAACTATTCATACACTGCTTCAAGAAACTCCGGAAAACCAAGTTTATTTTGAAGATATTTTATCAGAAATTAGAAGATTAGTTGTGTATTGTGAAGAAGGGCTTGAAGCTTGTAGAATTGTATTATCAAATGTTCCATTTCGAAAAGCTGCGGCGGAGAAAACACTTTATAAAATATATCATCAATGTATTGAAGAATTCTTTTCACCTAAAAAAGATTTATGGTATGAAGATAGTCGTTCAGCTTACACAGGGAATAACTCAATTAGATTCCGAGAAGTCCCCCCATCTTCTATTAAACAACTGTTAGCATCTTTGGAGAAAGGTTTTCAAACGATTCGAGAAGAGCTAGAATATTATGAAACTGATTATCATACAAAAATTCTTCAATCAAAATAA